The Lachnospiraceae bacterium KM106-2 nucleotide sequence AAAAATACTAATGATACGAAAGAGTCTCAAGAATCCCAAGAATTCCAAGGCGGTATTATTGTAACGACAAAAACATCTGCGTTAACCTCCTCCATTTCATCTATGAAGTTATCAAATCTATCTTCTAGCAGTACCATGCTGATCGATGCCAACGGAACAATCCTATATCAAGAAGATAGTTCTTTAATCGGAACAGAAGTAGCTAGCAGTGAGCTTAAAAATATTGCACAATCCATGAGCAAATTAAAAGATTCTAAAACGATTACCTATACTTATAATGGTACAACCAAATATGCTGCCTATAAATCACTTAACAATAGTAAATGGATGTTAATTTTGAATACAGATAAAATCGAAGTACTCTCTTCTGTTACTGATGTAGCCTACTACGGTCTTTACTTAGCATTAGGAATTATCGCTGTTTTTATCATTCTCGCATATTTACTTGCAAAAACGATTACAACACCAATTATTAAAATCAAAAAGAGCATCGATTTAACAGCCGAACTCAATCTCTCCTCAGATACCACAACAGAGCAATTAAGTAAAAGAAAAGACGAAATCGGTGAAATGGCACGCTCAATTAATAAGATGAAAGAGACCCTCCATGATATGGTTAAAAAGATCAATCATTCCTCTTCTACCATCAATGATACTGCCACTGAACTCATTACGATCAGCAATACCGTAAATCAACACACCAATGAAAGTTATACCATTATGGAAGATCTGTCTGCTTCGATGGAAGAAACTTCAGCAACGACTGAGGTGATCTGCGAAAACATCTCCCATATTCAGATGAATTCTACTAAAATTAGCGAAATGGCGGAAGGTGGCAATCAGCTATCTGCAGAGCTCAGCCAAAAAGCACAAGCGTTATCCTTATCCACAGCTGACTCCGTTACCTCTACAAAAGAACTCTACCAACAGATCAAAGAGCGTACTGCGATTGCCGTTGCTCAGTCAAAGGCAATTGACCAAATCGATGTATTAACTAAAACGATCATGGATATTGCAGATCAAACAAGTCTATTATCATTGAATGCAGAAATTGAAGCGGCAAGAGCTGGTGATGCCGGCAAAGGATTCGCTGTTGTTGCAAACGAGATTGGACATCTCGCAGAAGAATCAACCAATACAGTTAACAACATTCGCACCATCGTTTCTGAAATTGTCAATGCCGTAGATGAAATGAGAAATACTTTAGATACAACAAACGACTTTTTAGAGAAAAACGTAATTACTGATTATAATCAATTCTTGGTTGCCAGTGATTCTTATAATAAAGACGCCCTTTCTATGAATCAGTTTATGCATCAAATTCATTCAGAGATTACAACAATGAACGGCTCAATGACACAAATGAATGAATCGATCAATGAGATATCAAATCGTGTGAATGAGGTAACTCATGGTATCATCGAAGTATCCGAGAAGAATTCAACTATTGTTTCCTTAACGGATAATACTTTGAAACAAGCAAAAGAAAGCCAAACGAATGGTTCCATCCTTAACGATCTTGTAAAACAATTTAACCTATAAAATAAAAAAGAATGTGCAGATCATGCACATTCTTTTTTATTCTATCAGATCCATAATACTATGAGATACCATGTAGGTATACATTTCATAGATATCACTAGCGGAAACCGAATCATTTTTCATAACCCATATCTCAATTGCAGTAACCAAACCGATCGCATAGAATAATGCCACATTCTCATTATTAAGAACTTTCAGGCCGACCTTATCCAAACGAGAATGTTTTTTCAATATGTATAATACCATTTTTTCTAACTGCTCGATCAGAATACTTTTAAAAGAATTCTGTCCTTGTATCTCAAATCCTTTTCTAAAGAAGAGTTTGTTCTTTTCCACCTTCATGAAGACCATCTTAATCGCTTCATTTTCCATGTCATTATCAATCAGGTCATAGATACTTCTCGATACCGAATCGCTGATCAGCCATTCTAACACTTCATATTTATCTTGAAAATAATTATAGAATGTAGGTCGGATCACCCCAGCTTCATCCGTGATCATTTTAATCGTAATCTTCTCGAATGGATGCTGTTCCATTAGGGATTGAAAACTCTCTGCTAGAATTTGTTTGGTCATTTCTTTCCTACGTTCCATCATTATCTACTCCTTGCTACAATCTCTAAACTTACCTTCTATTTTATACCAAATTGTAGCAAAAAATCAATGTTAATTCGCTTTTTTGTAATTCTGATAATTCGTTTGAAAATGCTTTCTTCCACACCATAAATCTTCTGCAACATCGCTCCACTCCTTCGCATACTCGATACATTTTCCACAAAGATGTTCTGCGCTTTCTGGAGATTGTAAATCCGTTGATTTTGCTCCTGTCTCCTTCACCATCTTCTGCAATAGTTCAGGATTTTCTAACATTGGACAAGGACGAAGATGATTTTCATTAAATGGCTGTCCATTTCGATAAGCCATAAATAATGGTTGCTGCAAGCATTCTAGCAAAGTATTCTTACGAATATTAGCACTAGAATAATGAATAAATACGCATGGTTCTACATCGCCATTAGCATTAATATGACAATAGTTTCTTCCACCGGCAATACAACCACCTACAAACTCTCCATCGTTCTGGAAGTCCATCGCAAAGATATTCTTTCCTCCTTCGGAAGAACGAATTTCTCTTACTCTCTTAAACATATATTTTCTTTGTTCCATCGTTGGCATTAAATCAACAGCTGCTTCATTTCCAACTGGCATGTAATGAAAATACCAAGTAAAACGACAACCTTTTTCAATGATCATATCAAGGAATTCATCACTGGTAACCGTATCGATATTATTTCTCGTGTAGCAGATAGAAGTACCAAATAATTGTCCATGCTTCTTTAACAATTCCATCGCTGCCAATACTTTCTTATAATCCCCCTCACCACGACGGCCATCATTCACAGACTCCTCTCCTTCAAGACTTAAGCTCAAAGAGAGATTTCCAACTCTCTCCATTTCTTCACAAAATGCTTCATCCACTAAGGTACCATTTGTAAAGGAATGAAATGCACAATCATTATGCTTCTCACATAAGCGGATCAGATCTGCCTTACGTACCAATGGTTCACCGCCTGTAAACATATAGAAATAAGTTCCTAATTCTTTTCCTTGTGTAACGATGGAATCCAGTTCTTCAAAAGAAAGGTTTAATTTATGACCATACTCTGCTGCCCAGCATCCTTTACAATGAAGGTTACAAGCACTTGTTGGATCAATTAGAATTACCCATGGTATATTACATTGATGTACTTCTCTCATTTTACGAATCTTCTTCGTTCCACAAAAAGCTGCTTCATAACCTAGATTTAATGCTGTCATTTTAATCACATTAGGATGAAGCTCGTCTAATAACTTATTTACATATGCCATCCACTTGCTGTCTGGATCATTAATTGTCTTTCTTACATTCACGTACGTCTCATCTGCAAAGTTATTGCCCATGAGCTTCTGAGATAAATCCAGAATCTCTAATAACCCTGTCTTACGATCCTTATTCACATGTTTTAATGTTGAATCAATTACCTTGCCAAAAGCCGCCCTTGAAATCTTATGTCCTACACTCATTCTTTCATCCTCCTCAATTAGAATTTAACAACAGTATAAACTCCTGAAAACAACAAAATACAACCACCGATGATATACGCGACATGATTTCGTTCCGATCCCAATCGATAACCAAAATAAGTCGCTACCAAAGCTGTTATAATTGTATAGATTAAAATAACGATTCCCTCGATTAATAGTCGAGTCTCTAAAAACCCCATTCCTACACCTGCTAGGAAAGTATCTAAGCTTGTAACTAATGATACCCAGAAAATCTCCTTATAACTGATTTTATCTACGCAGTGTTCAAAGATAGGCTGATGTCTCCAGCCTTTGTATAGCATATAAAAACCAAGAAAAAAGAAAATGAAACCTGTTAATAAGGATCCTACCGTCTTAGTCTGCTCTCCAAGGAGCAACATATGCGAGATAAGATTACCAAGCAGTAAAGCTCCTAACTGCCATCCACCCAGTATACTGCATGCTTGAACGAGCTGAATATGATCAATTCTCTTTAAGACAGCCCCCTTGCATATCATCACTCCAAATAGATCAAGTGACAGACCAGTAGATATGAGTATTACTTCTAACACATTCAAGACAAATTCACCTCGATTTCTACTTGTCTTAACCTTATAGTAAAGTATATTAATTCTCTTGCTAAAACATAATATCCAATCCGTCTATTCTGTCATGGTTGTAATTACAAATTATTCCAAATGTGTTATCTCATAATACAAAAAAGAGAATTTGTAGTATGAAACACTACAAGTTCTCTTTATCTAGACTACATATCATCTGATTCATTTGCTCCCACTTCTTTTCCATATCCATAACAAGTGAGAAGTATCGCTGCCCTTTCTTATAATTGTCATCCCATTTTCTCGTTTTAAAATAGATATCTCCTTTTAAAAAGTCTGTAAAATAACGAATTCCACATTCCATAGTCACCATTTTAGCTCCCATTAATAGATTTGAGACTTCTCCCTCTGTCAAATAATGTGCTGCTTCCTCTAAAAAACCTTTCGTTACCCAATAGAATAAAGATAGATCAACCTTATTCCTCTCTATTGGATCAACTGCTGCAGAACGTACCAAGTCTCCAAAATCCATTACGCTGCTGCCTGGCATGATCGTATCATAATCAATGAGCGCAACTGCTTTTTTGGTATTCGCCTCGATCATAATGTTGCTCAACTTCGTATCATTATGAGTCGCTCTTAATGGAAGTACTCCCTTTTCTACTTTTTGCATAAAAGCAAATAATTCCTCTCTTCGCTCCTTTGCGAATAAGATCTCTTCTTGAAGTAAATGTGCTCTTTTTACTGAATCTCGTGTGACAGCATCAATAAAGTCATCGTAACGTTTCCTTGTGTCATGAAAGAAACCTACTCGGTCCAAATAACACTGCTCAAAAGAATAATCAGACATGAGCTTAATAAACTGTCCTACCTGCTTCCCACACTCATAGACATGTTGTTTACTTTGGGCGGTCGTATAAGCCTTAACACCGATCATATATTCAAATACGCGGTAACTTTCTTGTTCTTTTGAACAGTAAAAAGGATCTCCATGCACTGTACGGATCAACTTCAAAAGAGGTCTACCACTTTCTATGTATCCCTCCGATCGTTTCTGCTCCAGGTGTGCAATGACTCGTTCCATATTTCTCATTAGATCTTTAGTTCCTACTGACATGACATCATTCATCTTCTGCAAGATATATTTTTCAATTCTCCCCTGATCATCCTGCAAAACTACCAAATAAGTCTCGTTAATATGACCTTCCCCATATAATTCACTTTTAATAACTTCTCCTCTTAGTTCAAATTGTTGTAGAATCCCCTTTATTTCTTCTATCTCTAACATCATAAACTCCTTGCTAAAAAAGCTCTGTTACATCTTCGTGCAACAGAGCCCTACTTCTTAATTAATCAATATCAACTTTCCATAATCCATGCAGATTGCAATAAGCATAAGCTGCAATTGGTTGATCAGATGAACCAAGTTCAAAGTGTACTATTGGTTCACTATCATGTGGCAGATACTTAAATTGTCCACCATTTTGAGTCTCTAAGATAACACTAGTAATGGAATGTTCCTCCGTCATCGGATGAGCAACACTTCCAACATTCACAGTTACATTTTTACCGCTTACCGTGACTACAGGTTTATGTTTTTCTTCCGCTGCATCCACTGTATTTGGCGTAATCTCTTCTGCACTTTGCAGAGAATCAGTTGAAGTAAAATTCTTCGTAACTGGCACTACAAGACTATCATTATTACATTTAAAAAACTTCATACAATACCACCTTTCTTTTTCCTAGTTATCTTTTCACAAAAGAAGGATTTCTATGTATTGTATTTTTAACGCATTTACTAATTCATTAATCTCGATTTGTTGGAATATAAGGGATAATACGAGCTGCTACTTCACTTGCATTGATTGTCTGAAGCCATACCTTTCCCGGTCCTCGTAATGTAGTTAAGAACAATCCTTCTCCACCAAATAGAATATTCTTAAACCCTTTTACTCGTTCAATATCATAAGTTATGCTTGCTTCAAAAGCTGCCACATTACCAGTATCCACTCGGATAAGTTCTCCTGGCTGTAATTCCTTCTCTACGATAGAACCGTCGAATTCTAAGAAAGCAAGTCCCTGACCGCTTAATCTTTGTAAGATGAAACCTTCCCCACCAAAGAATCCTTTTCCAACTCCTCCAGATGTTGTTACTGATAACTCAACCCCTGGCTGTGCACATAGGAATGCACCCTTCTGACAAATATAATCCATTCCATGTCCTAATTCGAATACTTTAATATCCCCAGGAAATGAGGATGCCAAGCAGATTTCACTATTTGGTCTTGATGACGTATACGTAGCCATGAATAATGACTCTCCTCCAAATAGACGTCCTAATCCTTTGCCAAATCCACCACGCATATTGGTATCCATGGTGATCGCTTCTCCCATCCAAGTCATTCCACCAGATTGTGTATAGATACTCTCCCCTGCATCCATTAAAATCGATACTGCCGGCATAGGTGAACCAAAAATTTTATACTTCATATATAACCTCCTTAAAGTCGTTTACTTTGATTATACGAGAAGAAAGATTCCTTGTCTATTAAATTTGTCATCCTTTACTATGAATTCTTACATTCTCTACAAGTCCTACTGCTGCCATACCATTAATCAGTGACGTTAATCCATAACTAATAAATGGAAGTGGCAGACCGGTATTCGGCAAAATACTTGTTGCGACACTAATGTTAACAAACATCTGTAACATAAACATGGATGATACACCGATACAGATCAATTTCCCGATATAATCGGGCGAATGAACTCCGATCGACATACAGCGCAGTACTAGGATCAAATACAGCCCCACTATAACGACACCGCCGATAAAGCCAAATTCTTCTCCTACTGCGGAAAAAATGAAATCACTTTCATTGGCATAGATCCCGGTATAGGATCTGATCTGCTTTTGTCCTCCGATCGCTTTTCCTTTCATTCCTCCTGCTGCAATTGCACCAAGAGACTGATTCTGCTGATACTTATCAGTAGATGCTGCTTCTTTATCATTATCTGAAAAATGAGCTAATACACGATGTACCATATAAGGCTTGATCAGTGGTACTTCAATATTATAAACTCCTATACCGATGATAATAAATGCCAATATCGGAATGAGAATCGTACAAGCCATACCTATGACTCTTCTACTGATTCCAGCAGTATACACCATAACACAAAATATTATTACAATTACAAGACTAGTGCTAAGATGAGGCTCTAATAAGATCAGTAGAACAGGAATCGCTACAGCAGCACCTAAGATTACTAAAGTCATAAACTTATCCATACGATCTTTGAACAGATCACATAAATAGGCAAGAAATAGGATCAGGATCAATTTTGCAATTTCAGATGGCTGCAATTGGATCGCACCAAATTGAATCCATCTTTTTACTTGATTGATCACCTTTCCGAATTTTAGGACATAGGCTAGCACCAATATAATTCCTATGTATAAGATCGGGGACCAAGACGCGATCCAGCGGTAGTCAACAAAAAGTAAACCAAACAATAATACACTTCCTATGACAATACCAAATATCTGCTTTTGATATAACGGATTCGTACTTTTAATTAGTACATCCTCCTGCCTGATACAAAAAACTCCTACACATAACAAAATCGTCATGATGATCAGAATGATATAATCTATATTTCTCCATTTAGGCAATTTAAATATCCTCATTTTAAATATCTTCCTTTCAATTACTAAGTCTATATATGAAAAATCAGGTGCCCGCAATAATACAAACACCTGAATAATCAAAAACGGAGACGGTGGGATTCGAACCCACGAACCAAATACATGGTTACTTGATTTCGAGTCAAGCTCGTTATGACCTCTTCGATACATCTCCAAGCACAACATCTATTTTACATTTAATGCTGTCTACTTTCAAGTATTTTTGCCATAATGTACCATCGCATCTTGTAATTTGGATTATTTTACTTATTATACAATTAATTCCCATTTAAAGTTTGTTAAAAAAATGGTATATATAACATACACAAATACTTACACCAAAGGATAAAAAAGAGGTATAAAATGCAAAAGAAATTATCGTATCACCCGAAGATGAAAACTGTCATCAGTTTTATTTGTGTGCTCTCATGCACATTTGTTCTTGGTCTAGGCCTTGCCAGCAACAAGAACATGAAATCCGTTGTCTCCAGTGCAGACTATGTCTATTCTTATCTGGAATACACTCAGATCATCAACACCATCCATACCAATGTCTTGTCTGTAAATAAGTATTATCTCATTGCGAAAGACAAATATGATGATACTCTTCTCAAACAGATTCAAGACTGTGACAAAATAATACGCAAAAATATAGATGAGTATAATTCTACCGAATACGAAGACGAAGAAGAAGAAAACTATGTAAAAGCGTATTCTAGTGCGTACTACGAGTACTATGATCTCGTGATTCAAAATCTAGAAACATTGAAATCTGGCAAAAATATCTCCAATGAATCCACAATCTCAATGTTACAATTAGAAGAAACTATGCTAACCAATCTAGACGCAAATATTGAATATTTACGCCATTGGGCAAGCGAAGATCATTCTAACATGTCAAAAACTTCTGCTTCCACCATTGTAATTTCACGTGTGTTCTTTATTGTTTGTTTTGTTATTTTTGGTTTTTCCGGTTACTATACTGTATTTTTCTTTAACCGTGAAACAAAAGAACTCACTGCTGCATTACAAAAAGTTAGCGAAGGTGATTTGACAGCCAAACTTACGATCAAGCATAATACAGAATTTGATCAATTAAAAACATTATTAGCCCAGACGATGGATAACACCTTAACGGTCATTGACTCCATTAAAGGCAATAGTACACATATGTATTCGCAATCGAATGAATTAGAAGATAGTTCAAATCAACTGGTAACATCGATCGATGCCATTGTTAAATCCATCGATGTGGTAAAAGAGGGTACCAATACTCAGGCTCATGATATTGAGAATACCGTTTCGGTTTTAGATACCTTCTCTACTGAAATTGGCCAGTTTAATGCTGTATTAACTGAACTAAACGACCATACTTCCCTAATTACAGAGAAGGCTAGTCACAGTAATTCTAATTTGACTTCTCTTTCCAATACATTCGAGGCGATGAACGACATGATCACATCTTTTATGGAAAAGATCACTACTCTTAATTCTGCAATTAATGAAATTTCAAATATTACTACACTGATCAATGGTATCGCAGCCCAGACTAATCTTCTTGCCTTAAATGCTTCCATTGAATCAGCGCGTGCTGGTGAAGCAGGAAAGGGATTTGCTGTGGTTGCAACCGAAATTGGTACCCTTGCTGGTGAAAGTAAAGATGCGTCCGATCAGATTTTTCAATTGATCAGCAAGATCAATGCAGATGCTGCAATGATCATTCGAGAAAGTAATGATGTAAAAACGCAATTCCATACATCTAAGGATACGATTCGTACTTCTATGGACTCCTTTAGACCAATCTTCGACTTTCTTGATGAGATCGTAAGAAAAGTGTCCATTTTAAATGATTCTGCTATCAGAATCACTTCCGGTAAAGATGATATCTATGACAAAATGCAACTGACTGCATCCATTGCTAATGAGATTTCTTCCTCTTCCGAGGCGATTCAAGCTCCATTAGAAGAAATTACTCATGTTAGTCATACCATCAGTAACTCTTCGAAACAAATTCATACAGTATCGGATGAATTAGATAAAAATATTCATCATTTTAATACACAAGCAAAGCCCACTAATGATTAGTGGGCTTTTTCTATTTCAGATACTTCGAATACACATAACCGGTAATTGTCTTTCCTGTTGTAGCTTTTCCTGTTACTTTAGACCATTTTCCTGATTTATTCGTCACCGTTACCTTAGTTCCTTTTTTAAACTTACCAACTATTTTACTTAAGACAGATGCTTTTGCTCTACAATTTAGATTTCCTGACTTCGTATTGACAGTCTTTGTTTTCGTCTTAGGTTTGTTCTCACCAGAATCACTTTTCTTTGCAATTCTCTTACTCAGATCTTTACGAAAATCATCCATATCGTAGTTATGATAATTCTTCCACCAATGCAGGATATCAGCATGATTAGAAGCATAACCCAATTTATGTGCTTCTGCGTGAGTCAGACAATTTGTCTTGGTTACCTTTGTCCAACCATATAGTTTAAATAAATGGGTACAATACTGCAATGCCATCTCTTTCGTTTGCCGAAAATAGGTCTTATCTTTATAATCCTTCGGTTCTATAATTTCAAACTGTACATGCGTATTATTGTAACTTCCCTTACTTCCTGATCCACATCCCCAACATTTATATGTTTTGGATTTACTAACTGGAAGCATCTCCGTTACTGACTTCTCATCTAAAAATGCATGAACGCATTTATAGACTCCTGATTTGTTCCAACGAGCATAATAATAATCGGAATCAACGTCTTTTCCTTCCTTTGCACCTGTGGAATGAACGATGATCCCCTTCGGTTTAATAACCTTACCCATTTTATAACAATCGTTTTTGGTCATATATTTCCGTTTAATGACTAATGCCATGATCCTATCCCCCCTGTACTACATTATATGCAGTAAGGGGCTAAAGTTTCATTTTACGAGTGGTTTCAACTATTTCTGACTGTATTTTACAATCAACAATTCGACACCCATCTTATCGATCATACGACCTGTCTTAACTTGTTCTTCGATATCGACACACATTGAAAGAGCATCGATCAACATCGCATTACTAAAGTTTCTACTTTGTGCTGCATACTTTGTAATCGCAAACGGTGGCACTCCTACCTTCTTTGCGATTACACTGTTATTATAGCCTAATCGCACCAAATCCTTTACTTGTAGTAATATATTAAAATGTCTAGAGATTAGAAATAAGATTGACATCGGCTTCTCTTTTAGCGCTAATAGATCATAATATAGATCCAATGCCACATTCTGTTTCTTGCTGGCAATAGCATCGATCATATTAAAGATCTTACTCGTTAATGTGGTCGTACAGATCTCATCCACATCATTTGCTGTAACGACATCCCGGTCACCAACATAGGCAATAAGCTTATTTAATTCATTATTAATGTTATCCATGTCACTTCCGGTCTTACCTAGAAAATACAACATCGTAGATTCTGTAATCTTCTTACCCGAACGATTTAGAATAGAAAGGATCCATAACTTTAGGTTTTTCTCATCCATTCCATTCATTTCAGAAATATAGCCAACTTCCTTCACGGCTTTATAAAGTCGATTTCGTTTATCTACTTCACTTTCTACAAAGACCATATGTGTTGTATCTGGCATCGTCTTAATATAATCTGCCAAATCAGATTGCGCCTTAAAAAAACCGGTATTCTCTAATACAATAACACGTCTGTCACTAAAGAAAGGCAAAGTCTCTGCAATCCCAATTACTTGAGATACGTCAATTCCTTTTCCTTCATAATAGTTATAGTTCATTTCATCACTTCCGCCTAACATGGCGGCTTTTAATTTATTACGATATAGTTTCTTTAAATAGTCCTCCGAACCATAGAGTAAGTAGACTGATTTATATTCATTTTTCTTAATATCTTCTTTTATTATTTGCATATACGCTCCTAATTTTTACTTAATTCTTACCTTCTTCAATTTTACCTATTACATATCCTGAATTCAAGTACAAATATACTAAAAAATCTGTCAATTGTACTTGTTTGTTGGCGCTTTGAGTGATATTCTATTCATGCTGAAAATTTTATTTATTGGGAAAGGTATTACTATGACTAAAGACATGACTCAGGGCAATCCTGCAAAGATTATCTTCCTATTCGCAATGCCAATACTTTTGGGGAACATATTTCAACAATTTTACAACATGGCCGATACCATTATCGTTGGAAAATTTGTTGGAAATCATGCTTTGGCTGCGGTAGGTTCTACAGG carries:
- a CDS encoding N-acetylmuramoyl-L-alanine amidase: MALVIKRKYMTKNDCYKMGKVIKPKGIIVHSTGAKEGKDVDSDYYYARWNKSGVYKCVHAFLDEKSVTEMLPVSKSKTYKCWGCGSGSKGSYNNTHVQFEIIEPKDYKDKTYFRQTKEMALQYCTHLFKLYGWTKVTKTNCLTHAEAHKLGYASNHADILHWWKNYHNYDMDDFRKDLSKRIAKKSDSGENKPKTKTKTVNTKSGNLNCRAKASVLSKIVGKFKKGTKVTVTNKSGKWSKVTGKATTGKTITGYVYSKYLK
- a CDS encoding cell division protein FtsW, translated to MRIFKLPKWRNIDYIILIIMTILLCVGVFCIRQEDVLIKSTNPLYQKQIFGIVIGSVLLFGLLFVDYRWIASWSPILYIGIILVLAYVLKFGKVINQVKRWIQFGAIQLQPSEIAKLILILFLAYLCDLFKDRMDKFMTLVILGAAVAIPVLLILLEPHLSTSLVIVIIFCVMVYTAGISRRVIGMACTILIPILAFIIIGIGVYNIEVPLIKPYMVHRVLAHFSDNDKEAASTDKYQQNQSLGAIAAGGMKGKAIGGQKQIRSYTGIYANESDFIFSAVGEEFGFIGGVVIVGLYLILVLRCMSIGVHSPDYIGKLICIGVSSMFMLQMFVNISVATSILPNTGLPLPFISYGLTSLINGMAAVGLVENVRIHSKG
- a CDS encoding N-acetylhexosamine 1-kinase, translating into MLEIEEIKGILQQFELRGEVIKSELYGEGHINETYLVVLQDDQGRIEKYILQKMNDVMSVGTKDLMRNMERVIAHLEQKRSEGYIESGRPLLKLIRTVHGDPFYCSKEQESYRVFEYMIGVKAYTTAQSKQHVYECGKQVGQFIKLMSDYSFEQCYLDRVGFFHDTRKRYDDFIDAVTRDSVKRAHLLQEEILFAKERREELFAFMQKVEKGVLPLRATHNDTKLSNIMIEANTKKAVALIDYDTIMPGSSVMDFGDLVRSAAVDPIERNKVDLSLFYWVTKGFLEEAAHYLTEGEVSNLLMGAKMVTMECGIRYFTDFLKGDIYFKTRKWDDNYKKGQRYFSLVMDMEKKWEQMNQMICSLDKENL
- a CDS encoding Fe-S oxidoreductase is translated as MSVGHKISRAAFGKVIDSTLKHVNKDRKTGLLEILDLSQKLMGNNFADETYVNVRKTINDPDSKWMAYVNKLLDELHPNVIKMTALNLGYEAAFCGTKKIRKMREVHQCNIPWVILIDPTSACNLHCKGCWAAEYGHKLNLSFEELDSIVTQGKELGTYFYMFTGGEPLVRKADLIRLCEKHNDCAFHSFTNGTLVDEAFCEEMERVGNLSLSLSLEGEESVNDGRRGEGDYKKVLAAMELLKKHGQLFGTSICYTRNNIDTVTSDEFLDMIIEKGCRFTWYFHYMPVGNEAAVDLMPTMEQRKYMFKRVREIRSSEGGKNIFAMDFQNDGEFVGGCIAGGRNYCHINANGDVEPCVFIHYSSANIRKNTLLECLQQPLFMAYRNGQPFNENHLRPCPMLENPELLQKMVKETGAKSTDLQSPESAEHLCGKCIEYAKEWSDVAEDLWCGRKHFQTNYQNYKKAN
- a CDS encoding transcriptional regulator, TetR family — encoded protein: MMERRKEMTKQILAESFQSLMEQHPFEKITIKMITDEAGVIRPTFYNYFQDKYEVLEWLISDSVSRSIYDLIDNDMENEAIKMVFMKVEKNKLFFRKGFEIQGQNSFKSILIEQLEKMVLYILKKHSRLDKVGLKVLNNENVALFYAIGLVTAIEIWVMKNDSVSASDIYEMYTYMVSHSIMDLIE
- a CDS encoding methyl-accepting chemotaxis protein, with the protein product MIPNSDKLLSCINSNGTKNTTEASNYISQLMGSYEDIESVQLINNKGVVIYSSDSTTLQTDLSKETYISSLISDNSTTQSDAFKSESSNDMCISFGIPLKNMAMQGDRDRRPDNDQASKDDSKNTNDTKESQESQEFQGGIIVTTKTSALTSSISSMKLSNLSSSSTMLIDANGTILYQEDSSLIGTEVASSELKNIAQSMSKLKDSKTITYTYNGTTKYAAYKSLNNSKWMLILNTDKIEVLSSVTDVAYYGLYLALGIIAVFIILAYLLAKTITTPIIKIKKSIDLTAELNLSSDTTTEQLSKRKDEIGEMARSINKMKETLHDMVKKINHSSSTINDTATELITISNTVNQHTNESYTIMEDLSASMEETSATTEVICENISHIQMNSTKISEMAEGGNQLSAELSQKAQALSLSTADSVTSTKELYQQIKERTAIAVAQSKAIDQIDVLTKTIMDIADQTSLLSLNAEIEAARAGDAGKGFAVVANEIGHLAEESTNTVNNIRTIVSEIVNAVDEMRNTLDTTNDFLEKNVITDYNQFLVASDSYNKDALSMNQFMHQIHSEITTMNGSMTQMNESINEISNRVNEVTHGIIEVSEKNSTIVSLTDNTLKQAKESQTNGSILNDLVKQFNL
- a CDS encoding superoxide reductase is translated as MKFFKCNNDSLVVPVTKNFTSTDSLQSAEEITPNTVDAAEEKHKPVVTVSGKNVTVNVGSVAHPMTEEHSITSVILETQNGGQFKYLPHDSEPIVHFELGSSDQPIAAYAYCNLHGLWKVDID
- a CDS encoding DNA polymerase III delta subunit — encoded protein: MQIIKEDIKKNEYKSVYLLYGSEDYLKKLYRNKLKAAMLGGSDEMNYNYYEGKGIDVSQVIGIAETLPFFSDRRVIVLENTGFFKAQSDLADYIKTMPDTTHMVFVESEVDKRNRLYKAVKEVGYISEMNGMDEKNLKLWILSILNRSGKKITESTMLYFLGKTGSDMDNINNELNKLIAYVGDRDVVTANDVDEICTTTLTSKIFNMIDAIASKKQNVALDLYYDLLALKEKPMSILFLISRHFNILLQVKDLVRLGYNNSVIAKKVGVPPFAITKYAAQSRNFSNAMLIDALSMCVDIEEQVKTGRMIDKMGVELLIVKYSQK
- a CDS encoding methyl-accepting chemotaxis protein → MQKKLSYHPKMKTVISFICVLSCTFVLGLGLASNKNMKSVVSSADYVYSYLEYTQIINTIHTNVLSVNKYYLIAKDKYDDTLLKQIQDCDKIIRKNIDEYNSTEYEDEEEENYVKAYSSAYYEYYDLVIQNLETLKSGKNISNESTISMLQLEETMLTNLDANIEYLRHWASEDHSNMSKTSASTIVISRVFFIVCFVIFGFSGYYTVFFFNRETKELTAALQKVSEGDLTAKLTIKHNTEFDQLKTLLAQTMDNTLTVIDSIKGNSTHMYSQSNELEDSSNQLVTSIDAIVKSIDVVKEGTNTQAHDIENTVSVLDTFSTEIGQFNAVLTELNDHTSLITEKASHSNSNLTSLSNTFEAMNDMITSFMEKITTLNSAINEISNITTLINGIAAQTNLLALNASIESARAGEAGKGFAVVATEIGTLAGESKDASDQIFQLISKINADAAMIIRESNDVKTQFHTSKDTIRTSMDSFRPIFDFLDEIVRKVSILNDSAIRITSGKDDIYDKMQLTASIANEISSSSEAIQAPLEEITHVSHTISNSSKQIHTVSDELDKNIHHFNTQAKPTND